A window of Sagittula sp. P11 genomic DNA:
GGGTTTGCGGAAGAGGGATCAGGCGCCGCGGCCGATGCGGGTGACGGCGTCGTCCGTCCACCACACGCCGTTGGCGACCATGCGGAAGTTGATGATGGCGGCGAGATAGCCGTCTCCTTCGGGCACCTTCGCCCTGCAGATGGGCTATCAGGGCCGGATCCTCGCCGATCGCGGCACGGCCCAGCAGCTTCAGGCGTTTCGCCCGGGCGAAATCCATTGCGGTGATCGCGACGCGATCGTTGCCGCGCAGGTTGCCGGTGCTGATGTACTGCCGGTTTCCGGTGTAATCGGCATAGGCGACGGTCTGCGGGTCGATGACCTTCAGGAAACCCGGTGCGCCGCCGCGGAACTGGACATAGGGCCAGCCGTCCTCGCTGACCGTGGCCTGGAAGATGCCGTCGCGGGTCTGCAGGAAGGCCGTCTCGCGCGCACCGAGGCGGGCGTCAGGCACGGGCGTGTCGGAAATCGCCTGCGCGTAAAGGCTGTCCGACCCATGCCGGCGTTGTTCCGCGCGGACGGCGGAGGTGAAGGCGATGCGGGCGTATGCGCTGGACATGGTCACCTCACAGCCCGAGGTCGGTGAGACCGGGATGCCCCGCCGGGCGCGGACCCTGCGGCCAGTGCATCAGGCGCTCGTCCCCGGCGATGGCAAGGTCGTTGATCGAGGCGATGCGGCGGTGCATCAGACCGTCGGGGGCGAAGTCCCAGTTCTCGTTGCCATAGGCGCGGAACCAGTCGCCGCCCGCGTTGCGATATTCGTAGGCGAAACGCACCGCGATCCGGGTTCCGTCAAAGGCCCAGAGTTCCTTGATCAGCCGGTAGTCCAGCTCGCGCTGCCATTTGCGGGTGAGGAAATCGACGATGGCGGGGCGGCCAGAAAAGATCTCTGCGCGGTTCCGCCACTGGCTGTCGGGCGTATAGGCCAGCGCCACGGTTTCGGGCTGGCGGCTGTTCCAGGCGTCTTCGGCCATGCGGACCTTCTGTGCGGCTGTCGTGGCGTCGAAGGGCGGTATCGGCGGGCGGCTCATCATGGTGTTCCTTGAAAGGGGGACGCTGGGGCGTCCCTGTGCTGCGTACTCAGGCGGCAGGCGAGTTCGGGGCGCAGGATCATCCGGCGCATCGCCTGGCTGCGGAACACAAGGTGCGCATCGTCGAGTATCTCGAACGGCTCTGCGCCGACGCCGGGCTGGCTGACCCGGGCAAGGTGGCGGAGCGGCTGGCGTTGCTGAAGGAGGGGGCGATTGCCACGGCGCATGTGCGGCATGCCGGAGGCGGCGCAACTCGCGAAGGAGATGGCGCGCCTCCTAATCGAGGACAGCCGCGCGCAGGGCTGAGGCGGTGCCGCCCTGTCGGCCCCCCCTGCTCAGGCCGCGCGGTCCCATGTGCCGCTGCGGGCCGCCATGGCAAAGTCGTTGAAATCGGGCGTGGCGCGATCATGGAGTCGCGCTTTCCCGGAATGGCAAGAGAAGGTGGGGAAGGGGGCTGCGCTACAGGCACTCCCCGCCGTCGATCACCAATGCCAGTCCCGTCACGAAAGCGGAGCGGTCGGAGGCGAGGTAGAGGATGCCTTCGGCGATCTCCTCCGTGCTGGCCCAGCGGCCCATCGGGATCGTGTCGGAGACATAGCTTTCCAGCGCCGCGCGGCCGCCCATCTGGGTCTCGAACCCGGCGTTGAACGGCGTATCGACGAACCCCGGGCACAAGGCGTTGAAGCGGATGTTCTCGCGCGCGTAGTCGGCGGCCATCTGTTTCACCATGGCGACGGCCGCGTGTTTCGTCGTGGCATAGGAGATCATCCCCCGGTCGAACTGGACGCCGGAGTTCGACGCCGTGATGATGACCGAGCCGCCGCCCTGCGCGCGCATGTGGGGGATGACAGCCCGGGCCGCCACGAAGTGCGCCCGCACGTTGAGCGCCCATGCGGCGTCCATCTGCGCGGGTGTCACATCCTCGGCGCGGCCGGCGATCTGGATGCCTGCGTGGCTGTGCAGCACGTCGATACGGCCGTGATCCCGGACCACCCGGGCGATCTCTGCCTCGACCGCCGCGTCGTCCCGCATGTCGAGTGCGCGCGCAGCGCCTTGGCCGCCCGCCGCATGTATCATCCCGAGCGTCTCGTCGGCCAGGTCCTGTTGCAGGTCGCTGACCACAACGAAGGCGCCCTCGCGGGCCATCGCGACGGCCCCCGCGCGCCCGATCCCCGACCCTGCGGCTGTCACCAGAGTGACCCGATCCTGCAACATGGCTTTCTCCTGCATGTGGATTATCCGCGGGCCCTGGCCTGTGACCGGCGCAGCAGAAGCTGGGCCACGATCAGAAGGGTCAGCGAGGCGATCATGACCATCGTGCCGATGGCGTTGATCTCGGGCGTGACGCCCCGGCGGATCGACGAAAAGACATAGATCGGCAGGGTCGTCTCGGCCCCGGCGACGAAGAAGGCGATGACGAAGTCGTCAAAGCTGAAGGTGAAGGCCAGAAGGAACCCTGCCAGCACCGCCGGGAGGATCTGCGGCAGCGTCACCTGCCGGAAGGTGCCGAAGGGTGTGGCCCCGAGGTCGCCGGAGGCTTCGATCAGCGCACCGTCCAGCGTCTCCATCCGGCCCCGCACCAGCAGCACAACCAACGACATGGTGAACAGCCCGTGCGCCCCGATCAGCGAGCCCGCGCCCAGCGAGAGCTGCCACCCGGTCAGGGGTTCGAGCCAGGGATTGATCAGGTCGAACACGCTCACCAGCGCGATCAGTGTGGCGATGCCGATCACGATGCCGGGGATCATGACGGCGATCTGCACCAGCAGGTCGAAGGCGGCACGCACCCGTCCGCGCATCCCTGTCAGGGCCAGCGCCGCCGCCGTGCCCACGAGGGTTGCCAGCACCGCCGACAGGAAGGCGACGCGCACGGACGTCCAGAGCGCCTCCATCACGAAGGGGTTGTTCAGCGCGCGCCCGTACCATTGAAGCGAGAACCCATCCAGCGAGGAGGCCGACCGCCCCGCCGAGAAGGAGAACAACGCGATGATGCCGATCGGCAGGTAGAGGAAGGCGTAGACCGCCAGTGCGTAAAGTCTCATGTCCGCCTCACATCAACGCGACATCGTCGCGGCCCGCGCCGAAGCGTTTCACCAGGCGGGAATAGATTGCGACCGTGATCAGCATGATGATCACCAGGGCCACCGCCACGGCCGAGCCGAAGGCCCAGTTGCGCGATTGCAGGAACAGGTCCACCAGCGCATTGCCGACGAAGAACACCTTGCCGCCGCCGAGGATCGCAGGGATCAGGAATTCGCCCATGAGCAGGATGAAGACCAGCATCGACCCGGTCAGCACGCCGGGCATCGACAGGGGAAGGGTGATCTGAAGGAAGGACCGCCACGGCGGCGTGCCGAGGTCGGCGGCCGCTTCGAGCAGGCGCAGGTCGAGTTTTTCCAGCGCAACATAGATCGGAAAGACCATCAGCGGCAGGTAGCCGTAGACGATCCCCACCAGCACCGCGAAGGGGCCGTTCAGCATCCGGATGTCCTCGAACCCGAAGGTCGCCAGAAGCGCGGGCAGACCCTTGCCGCCGAGCAGGAAGATCCACGCGTAGGAACGGATCAGGATCGAGGTCCAGAACGGCACGATCACCAGCACCAGCAGCATCGTCTTCCATCTGGGCGACACACGGATCGCCAGGAAATAGGCCAGCGGGTAGGCGATCAGCAGGGACAGGACGGTGCCCACCGGCGCGAGCGTCAGCGTGTTGCGGAACGCCGCGAACCGCGCCGGGAGGTTTGCGTATTGTTCGAGCGTGAAGCCCGGAGCGTAGCCGCCGATGGCGCTGCGCTCGCCGAAGGAAAAGATCAGGACGACGGCCAGGGGCAGCAGCAGGAGGGCTGCATACCACAGCGCCGCCGGTGTCAGCAGCAGCGCCCTTGCGCGGCTTTGGATCATGGCCATCGTCCCTTGTCCTTACGCCGACTTGAACCGCGCCATGACCTCGGCCCGGTTGGGGTCGGTCAGCGTCACCGCGGCGCCGAACTCCAGCGGGGTCAGCGCCTCGGCGGCGGGGTAGAGGATCGGATCGTTCAGCAGCTCTTCGGGCAGCAGCGCGTTGGTGCGGCTGTCCGCCACCGGGTAACCGTGGGCCAGCGCCTCGCGGGCGTTCACCTCCGGATCCAGCAGGTAGTTGATCAGCGCGTAGGCCGCGTCCTTGTGCGGCGCGTCTTTCGGGATCGCGTAGTAGTCCGACCAGATCTCTCCGCCTTCCTTGCCGAGGGCAAAGCCGATCTCTGGCATGTCGGTGTTCAGCTGCTTGCCGTCGCCGGTCCAGCACATGGTCAGCCAGGCATCGCCGTTGCGCATCGCCGGCTGGTAGTCCGACGAAATCGCGTAGAGGTGCGGCTTGACCTCGATCAGCAGCTTCTCTGCCTGTGCCAGCTCCTCCGGGTCGACCGAGTTGAAGCTGAAGCCGTGATAGACCAGCGCGTTGCCGATGGTGGTCAGCTGGTAGTCATGCACCATGACCCGGCCGTCGAACTGGTCGCGTGCGCCGTCGAAGAAGGTCTTCCAGCTGTCCACCACGCCGCCGGTCTTGTCGGTGTTGAAGGCGATGCCGGTCGTGCCCCAGTTCTTCGGCACGGCATAGACGGTGCCGTCGATCGTGCCCGCGTCTGAGAACCGCGGATCGAAGGAGGCGGGATCGAAGTTCGGGATCTTCGACAGGTCCAGCGGCTCGATCAGGTCGGCCTCGACATATGTCGGGATGGCATAGTTCGTCGGCACGAACACGTCCCAGCCGGAACCGCCGGCCTGGATCTTGGCCAGCATCTCCTCGTTCGAGCCGAAGACGTTGACCTGCGTGTAGGCGCCGGTCTCTTCGGTGAACATGTCGAAATTCGCCGGATCGTGGTAGTTCGGCCAGGTGGCCAGCACGACCCGGTCGCCGATGTCCTGGGCGCGGGCGCGCGACGGCAGCAGCCCGGGCAGAGCGCCACCCATCACTGCCATCGCCGTCCCGAGGCCGGTGACGTTCAGGAAGTGCCGCCGCGTGACAGAGCCTTTCTGGTAGCGGCGCAGTTCCTCCATGAAGGCGGTGCGCGAAATCGGTTTATTTTCGTTTTTCATTTTCGTTTTCCCTAGTTGGACAAAGTCAGGATCACTCAGGTGTCGGCGGCAAGAACGAGGCCCGTTCCCGCCGGCCAGAGGACATGGACCATTGCGCCCACGTCGTGTTCGCCCACGGCTCTTGCGGCCTGTCTTGGCGCGTTGACCTGCAGCGAACCGATCCCGTCGGCTTGCAGCAGATATTCGGTTCTGTCCCCCAGGAAGGTGCGGTGCGTGACTCGGGCGGGGATCGCGGCCGCGTCGCCTGCGGGCGCGTCTTCGCGGCTCAGGCTCAGCGCCTCGGGGCGGACGGCGATCTCGGCGGTTGTGCGGGTGTCGTCGGGCGCGTCCCGCACGATGACCCGGGCGCCGTTGCCAAGAACGGCCTGCGCCATACCCCCCTGCCGCCCGGTGATCTGGGCCGTCACGATGTTGGCCTTGCCGACGAAGTCCGCGACGTAGCGGCTGCGCGGACGGTCATAGAGATCCTGCGGCGTGCCCACCTGGGCGATGCGCCCATGCCCCATGATGCAGATGCGGTCCGACATGGACAGCGCCTCTTCCTGGTCGTGGGTCACGAGGACGAAGGTGATGTTCAGGCTGCGCTGCAGCTCCAGCAGTTCGCGCTGCATCTCGCCGCGCAGCTTGGCGTCCAGCGCGGCCATCGGCTCGTCCAGAAGCAGGATCTGCGGTTCGTTGATGACGGC
This region includes:
- a CDS encoding ABC transporter ATP-binding protein, whose protein sequence is MKKTMIQEPFTADGTQVSSHDAVAEFAGTTKRFGDVLAADRIDLRIRRGEFLSFLGPSGCGKTTALRMLAGFEQPTSGAVLIDGKDVSAVPAYRRPVNMVFQHYALFPHMTVAQNVGYGLRQVRPRLSKAEIADKVATALARVRLEDFGARRIWELSGGQQQRVALARAVINEPQILLLDEPMAALDAKLRGEMQRELLELQRSLNITFVLVTHDQEEALSMSDRICIMGHGRIAQVGTPQDLYDRPRSRYVADFVGKANIVTAQITGRQGGMAQAVLGNGARVIVRDAPDDTRTTAEIAVRPEALSLSREDAPAGDAAAIPARVTHRTFLGDRTEYLLQADGIGSLQVNAPRQAARAVGEHDVGAMVHVLWPAGTGLVLAADT
- a CDS encoding ABC transporter permease — protein: MRLYALAVYAFLYLPIGIIALFSFSAGRSASSLDGFSLQWYGRALNNPFVMEALWTSVRVAFLSAVLATLVGTAAALALTGMRGRVRAAFDLLVQIAVMIPGIVIGIATLIALVSVFDLINPWLEPLTGWQLSLGAGSLIGAHGLFTMSLVVLLVRGRMETLDGALIEASGDLGATPFGTFRQVTLPQILPAVLAGFLLAFTFSFDDFVIAFFVAGAETTLPIYVFSSIRRGVTPEINAIGTMVMIASLTLLIVAQLLLRRSQARARG
- a CDS encoding SDR family NAD(P)-dependent oxidoreductase; translated protein: MQEKAMLQDRVTLVTAAGSGIGRAGAVAMAREGAFVVVSDLQQDLADETLGMIHAAGGQGAARALDMRDDAAVEAEIARVVRDHGRIDVLHSHAGIQIAGRAEDVTPAQMDAAWALNVRAHFVAARAVIPHMRAQGGGSVIITASNSGVQFDRGMISYATTKHAAVAMVKQMAADYARENIRFNALCPGFVDTPFNAGFETQMGGRAALESYVSDTIPMGRWASTEEIAEGILYLASDRSAFVTGLALVIDGGECL
- a CDS encoding PotD/PotF family extracellular solute-binding protein; amino-acid sequence: MKNENKPISRTAFMEELRRYQKGSVTRRHFLNVTGLGTAMAVMGGALPGLLPSRARAQDIGDRVVLATWPNYHDPANFDMFTEETGAYTQVNVFGSNEEMLAKIQAGGSGWDVFVPTNYAIPTYVEADLIEPLDLSKIPNFDPASFDPRFSDAGTIDGTVYAVPKNWGTTGIAFNTDKTGGVVDSWKTFFDGARDQFDGRVMVHDYQLTTIGNALVYHGFSFNSVDPEELAQAEKLLIEVKPHLYAISSDYQPAMRNGDAWLTMCWTGDGKQLNTDMPEIGFALGKEGGEIWSDYYAIPKDAPHKDAAYALINYLLDPEVNAREALAHGYPVADSRTNALLPEELLNDPILYPAAEALTPLEFGAAVTLTDPNRAEVMARFKSA
- a CDS encoding nuclear transport factor 2 family protein, with product MSRPPIPPFDATTAAQKVRMAEDAWNSRQPETVALAYTPDSQWRNRAEIFSGRPAIVDFLTRKWQRELDYRLIKELWAFDGTRIAVRFAYEYRNAGGDWFRAYGNENWDFAPDGLMHRRIASINDLAIAGDERLMHWPQGPRPAGHPGLTDLGL
- a CDS encoding pyridoxamine 5'-phosphate oxidase family protein, coding for MSSAYARIAFTSAVRAEQRRHGSDSLYAQAISDTPVPDARLGARETAFLQTRDGIFQATVSEDGWPYVQFRGGAPGFLKVIDPQTVAYADYTGNRQYISTGNLRGNDRVAITAMDFARAKRLKLLGRAAIGEDPALIAHLQGEGARRRRLSRRHHQLPHGRQRRVVDGRRRHPHRPRRLIPLPQTH
- a CDS encoding ABC transporter permease produces the protein MAMIQSRARALLLTPAALWYAALLLLPLAVVLIFSFGERSAIGGYAPGFTLEQYANLPARFAAFRNTLTLAPVGTVLSLLIAYPLAYFLAIRVSPRWKTMLLVLVIVPFWTSILIRSYAWIFLLGGKGLPALLATFGFEDIRMLNGPFAVLVGIVYGYLPLMVFPIYVALEKLDLRLLEAAADLGTPPWRSFLQITLPLSMPGVLTGSMLVFILLMGEFLIPAILGGGKVFFVGNALVDLFLQSRNWAFGSAVAVALVIIMLITVAIYSRLVKRFGAGRDDVALM